The proteins below are encoded in one region of Alistipes communis:
- a CDS encoding site-specific integrase, whose product MRSTFKVLFYLKRTKNTPRAVYPVMGRSTINGTISQFSAKINVPEQLWEVKGGRAKGKSVESERINRHLDNIRIQIGKHYQSICDHDAYVTAEKVKNAWLGMGERYRTLVDVFEHYTNDLFKRIGVDRSESTWWRYRAVLGHLRAFLKYEYNLHDIPLLELEQSFIEQYHVYLKTVCHLKAGSACRYIDCLNNVVRISFNNGLMPRNPFASYSYSAPKEPRTFLSEKELRIFQTTRLKSAKHEYHRDLFLFSCFTGICYKDMRYLTCEQIIPDTEGHLWIHGNRCKTGGEYMVKFLPAALRLLEKYRGTAPSPLAFDMPKPSSINCSLRRITKQCGISRHITFHAARHTFATTLCLSQGIPLSTVSKMLGHKQITTTQIYAQTTPIMIEDAIDRVESRLGGKFAA is encoded by the coding sequence ATGCGCAGTACTTTCAAGGTCTTGTTCTACCTCAAACGAACAAAGAACACCCCGCGTGCAGTCTATCCGGTTATGGGCCGCAGCACGATCAACGGCACGATTTCACAGTTCAGTGCCAAGATCAACGTTCCGGAACAACTGTGGGAGGTTAAAGGCGGCCGAGCCAAAGGCAAAAGCGTCGAGTCGGAACGCATCAACCGCCATCTGGACAATATCCGCATCCAGATCGGCAAACACTATCAGTCGATTTGCGATCACGATGCCTACGTCACGGCTGAAAAGGTCAAGAATGCCTGGCTGGGTATGGGCGAACGATACCGGACTCTTGTGGATGTTTTCGAACATTACACGAATGATCTTTTCAAACGTATCGGCGTAGATCGCTCGGAAAGTACCTGGTGGCGCTATCGGGCGGTGCTGGGTCATCTCCGTGCCTTTCTGAAATACGAGTACAACCTCCACGATATTCCGCTGCTCGAATTGGAACAGTCGTTCATCGAGCAATACCACGTCTATTTGAAAACTGTCTGCCATTTGAAGGCGGGCAGCGCATGCCGCTACATAGATTGTTTGAACAACGTGGTGAGAATTTCGTTCAACAACGGTCTTATGCCGCGTAATCCGTTCGCTTCCTACAGTTATTCCGCTCCGAAGGAACCGAGAACTTTTCTCAGCGAGAAGGAACTGCGGATTTTTCAGACGACACGATTGAAGAGTGCCAAACACGAATACCACCGCGACCTGTTTCTCTTTTCCTGTTTTACGGGAATCTGCTACAAAGACATGCGCTATCTGACCTGTGAGCAAATCATACCGGACACGGAGGGGCACCTGTGGATACACGGTAACCGTTGCAAGACGGGAGGAGAATATATGGTCAAATTTCTACCTGCAGCTTTGCGTCTTCTGGAAAAATATCGCGGAACAGCTCCGTCACCGCTTGCATTCGATATGCCGAAACCTAGCAGTATCAATTGCTCCTTGCGTCGTATTACCAAACAGTGCGGTATCTCACGGCACATAACCTTTCATGCAGCGCGTCATACGTTTGCCACGACACTCTGCCTTTCACAGGGTATTCCTTTGTCAACAGTTTCCAAGATGCTGGGACATAAACAGATCACCACGACACAGATCTATGCGCAGACTACGCCGATAATGATCGAGGATGCGATCGATCGTGTCGAATCCCGGCTGGGCGGTAAATTCGCAGCATAA
- a CDS encoding UvrD-helicase domain-containing protein, with protein MRAKILNASAGSGKTYQLAYKYVHDVIERPESYSAILAVTFTNKATEEMKTRILKEINTLASGQRSGYMSLLRRETGLDEAEIRRRARTARTRILHNYSRFTVLTIDRFFQRILRAFIKELGIDLNYNIELETASVLTKSADALVEQITSDPELQRWLTDFVQERIDDGAKWDIRDGILALGDELFKERNRDALAAAGDKETLVRQVNEATTRSAASKRHFQAIGKQAVERMNQTGVTPESFKGGRNSFAQIFRKVAAGEIVPPTKTVRTCALSTDGWCTKTASPAVVAAAALLQPLLAELCAFYDEHVRLWNTAELLRENYRSFALLTDLYAKVRELCDEQNVLFLSETKQILSKFIGRNDAPFIYEKVGNRFERFMIDEFQDTSVKEWQNFLPLLHNAMAQSEQTSVLLVGDIKQSIYRWRGGDWKILHSGAVEALGADNVEVKPLEENWRSLRGIVNFNNLLIDRVVEIDSTALCGTLDEGVAKGAIAQPLAAQLGRTLAEAYASHTQRPCKQSRNEGYVHIETFAGDPPLIERIKETIDRGFRPKEIVVLVRGRNDGARVAEQLLDFKRRNDDPRYRFDIMTQEALVIGRAPVSGFVAAALRLAVEQQDSVRKAVYNRYLGRAFDAQLPPEEADFLRTIRLLSPEEAFEKLVMRYGLDRRSGETAYLQAIHEQIIGFSTGRVADIPLFLDWWEEQGAARSLSVDESESTIEIMTVHKAKGLEKKVVLIPYCNWPLDPKTGGGANNVVWAAPRTEQVETAPLAALGEFPVRYKRTMGESLFSEAYYRELVYTHVDNINLLYVALTRAVEVLCIFIPQSQRGANVGSLLLQSLGHDGDVARLGSTTGRYTAGEAGETFEFGVAAAPEPEEEQSAERPLHVVLDDYPTTVPDLRLRLPSDRYFEQGEEVELAPRNLGILMHRAFENATTREEIDDNIRRAVADAALSPTDAEALAGAIGRQFDDPLVAGWFDDGWNIVRNENEIIVPHRTRIRRTRREQTAERTIRRPDRVMVKEGRAVVVDYKFGLRENPDHRRQLGEYIELLREIGYTQVEGYLWYVRMERIVSIDG; from the coding sequence GTGAGAGCGAAAATACTGAACGCCAGCGCCGGATCGGGCAAAACCTACCAACTGGCCTACAAATACGTGCACGACGTCATCGAACGTCCCGAAAGTTACAGCGCGATTCTGGCGGTCACCTTCACCAACAAGGCAACCGAGGAGATGAAGACGCGCATCCTGAAGGAGATCAACACGCTGGCGTCGGGGCAGCGGAGCGGATACATGAGCCTGCTGCGGCGCGAGACGGGGCTCGACGAGGCCGAAATCCGCCGCCGCGCCCGCACGGCCCGCACGCGCATTCTGCATAACTATTCGCGTTTTACGGTACTCACGATCGACCGCTTTTTCCAACGCATCCTGCGGGCCTTCATCAAGGAGCTGGGCATCGACCTGAACTACAACATCGAGTTGGAGACCGCATCGGTACTGACCAAGAGCGCCGACGCACTCGTCGAACAAATCACCTCCGACCCGGAGCTGCAACGCTGGCTGACCGATTTCGTGCAGGAGCGCATCGACGACGGCGCCAAGTGGGACATCCGCGACGGTATCCTCGCGCTGGGCGACGAGTTGTTCAAGGAGCGCAATCGCGACGCACTGGCCGCAGCCGGAGACAAGGAGACGCTCGTGCGGCAGGTGAACGAGGCCACGACCCGAAGCGCCGCTTCAAAACGACATTTCCAAGCGATTGGTAAACAGGCGGTCGAACGAATGAATCAGACAGGCGTCACTCCCGAAAGTTTCAAGGGCGGGCGCAACAGTTTCGCCCAAATCTTCCGCAAGGTCGCCGCAGGCGAGATCGTCCCGCCAACGAAGACGGTACGCACCTGCGCACTGTCGACCGACGGCTGGTGCACGAAAACCGCATCGCCTGCGGTAGTCGCGGCCGCCGCACTGCTGCAACCCCTGCTCGCTGAGTTGTGCGCATTCTACGACGAACACGTCCGGCTGTGGAACACGGCGGAACTGCTGCGCGAAAATTACCGCAGTTTCGCACTGCTGACCGATCTCTACGCCAAGGTGCGCGAGTTGTGCGACGAGCAGAACGTGCTGTTCCTCTCCGAAACCAAGCAGATCCTCTCGAAATTCATCGGCCGCAACGACGCGCCGTTCATCTACGAAAAAGTCGGCAATCGTTTCGAGCGCTTCATGATCGACGAGTTTCAGGATACGTCGGTCAAGGAGTGGCAGAACTTCCTGCCGCTGCTGCACAACGCCATGGCGCAGAGCGAGCAGACGTCGGTGCTCCTGGTAGGCGACATCAAACAGTCGATCTACCGCTGGCGGGGCGGCGACTGGAAGATTCTCCACAGCGGCGCCGTCGAGGCGTTGGGGGCGGACAACGTCGAGGTGAAGCCGCTCGAAGAGAACTGGCGCAGCCTGCGCGGCATCGTCAATTTCAACAACCTGCTAATCGACCGAGTCGTGGAGATCGACAGCACGGCCTTGTGCGGTACGCTCGACGAAGGTGTCGCGAAAGGCGCCATCGCCCAACCGCTCGCCGCGCAACTGGGACGTACGCTCGCCGAAGCCTACGCGTCGCACACACAGCGCCCCTGCAAACAGAGCCGCAACGAAGGGTACGTCCACATCGAGACCTTCGCCGGGGATCCGCCGCTGATCGAACGGATCAAGGAGACGATCGACCGGGGGTTCCGTCCCAAGGAGATCGTCGTTCTCGTGCGGGGACGCAACGACGGCGCACGCGTGGCCGAACAGTTGCTCGATTTCAAACGGCGCAACGACGATCCGCGCTACCGGTTCGACATCATGACGCAGGAGGCGCTCGTCATCGGCCGTGCTCCCGTGAGCGGCTTCGTCGCGGCAGCACTCCGCCTGGCGGTCGAACAGCAGGATTCGGTTCGCAAAGCCGTCTACAACCGCTACCTGGGACGGGCGTTCGACGCGCAGCTGCCGCCGGAGGAGGCCGATTTCCTGCGCACGATCCGCCTGCTGTCGCCCGAAGAGGCTTTCGAGAAACTGGTCATGCGCTACGGGCTCGACCGCCGAAGCGGCGAAACGGCCTATCTGCAAGCCATTCACGAACAGATCATCGGCTTCTCGACGGGGCGCGTGGCCGACATTCCGCTCTTCCTCGACTGGTGGGAAGAGCAGGGGGCCGCACGCTCGCTCAGCGTCGACGAGAGCGAATCGACGATCGAGATCATGACCGTCCACAAGGCCAAAGGACTCGAAAAGAAGGTGGTGCTGATCCCCTACTGCAACTGGCCGCTCGACCCCAAGACGGGCGGCGGCGCCAACAATGTCGTATGGGCCGCACCGCGCACCGAACAGGTGGAGACCGCGCCGCTGGCGGCGCTCGGCGAATTTCCGGTGCGCTACAAGCGGACGATGGGCGAATCGCTCTTTTCGGAAGCCTACTACCGCGAGTTGGTCTACACGCACGTCGACAATATCAACCTGCTCTACGTGGCGCTGACGCGCGCCGTCGAGGTGCTCTGCATCTTCATCCCGCAGTCGCAGCGGGGCGCCAACGTCGGGTCGCTGCTGCTGCAAAGTCTCGGACACGACGGCGACGTCGCACGGCTCGGCAGCACGACGGGCCGTTATACGGCCGGCGAGGCGGGCGAGACCTTCGAGTTCGGCGTCGCGGCCGCACCCGAACCCGAGGAAGAGCAGTCGGCGGAACGACCGCTGCACGTCGTTCTGGACGACTACCCTACGACCGTCCCCGACCTGCGGCTGCGGCTCCCGTCGGACCGTTATTTCGAGCAGGGCGAGGAGGTGGAACTCGCCCCGCGCAATCTCGGCATTCTGATGCACCGCGCCTTTGAGAATGCAACCACGCGCGAGGAGATCGACGACAACATCCGCCGTGCGGTCGCCGACGCTGCACTGTCGCCCACCGATGCCGAAGCGCTGGCAGGCGCGATCGGTCGCCAGTTCGACGATCCGCTCGTCGCCGGATGGTTCGACGACGGATGGAACATCGTGCGCAACGAGAACGAGATCATCGTCCCCCACCGCACCCGCATCCGGCGGACACGCCGTGAGCAGACTGCCGAGCGGACGATCCGGCGGCCCGACCGCGTGATGGTGAAAGAGGGGCGCGCCGTAGTGGTCGACTACAAGTTCGGACTCCGCGAAAACCCCGACCACCGGCGGCAGCTCGGCGAATACATCGAACTGCTGCGCGAAATCGGATACACGCAGGTGGAAGGCTATCTGTGGTACGTGCGCATGGAACGGATCGTGTCAATCGACGGCTGA
- a CDS encoding GIN domain-containing protein: MRKIGIIALLLVTVQSVSAQVSISASTSNGAGGQTVVQTDTIAGQRLWPDFHAVEVEGAMKVRFETADAEHPVGISYYANDFKAGKYVSKVENGVLKLRMQRSKEADSLQVTVRYNTLSAVKVSGAAVHFAGLLKTNLLDVKVSGGARFETTLDAADLQLEVTGRSKVTLRGKVRYMDAVVSTAVVDASQLQAMAVTVDASNKAEVTVQATERVVMKSTTGAVIRYAGNPSIERSHTSSMLSGTFERLNTDPK; this comes from the coding sequence ATGAGAAAAATCGGAATTATCGCCCTCCTGCTTGTGACTGTTCAAAGCGTATCGGCGCAGGTCAGCATCTCCGCTTCGACTTCGAATGGTGCGGGCGGACAAACTGTTGTTCAAACCGATACGATCGCAGGGCAACGGCTCTGGCCGGACTTTCACGCCGTGGAGGTCGAAGGCGCCATGAAGGTACGTTTCGAAACGGCGGATGCGGAGCATCCCGTGGGCATCAGTTATTATGCCAACGATTTCAAGGCGGGCAAATACGTGAGCAAGGTCGAAAACGGCGTATTGAAACTGCGGATGCAGCGGTCGAAAGAGGCCGATTCGTTGCAGGTGACGGTACGCTACAATACCCTCAGCGCCGTGAAGGTTTCCGGCGCTGCCGTTCATTTCGCCGGACTGTTGAAGACGAATCTGCTGGACGTGAAGGTTTCGGGCGGTGCCCGCTTCGAGACGACGCTCGATGCGGCGGATCTTCAACTTGAAGTTACGGGTCGCAGCAAGGTGACACTGAGAGGAAAAGTTCGCTATATGGATGCTGTCGTTTCGACGGCCGTCGTCGATGCTTCGCAGTTGCAGGCGATGGCCGTGACGGTCGATGCGTCGAACAAGGCCGAGGTGACGGTGCAGGCCACCGAGCGCGTGGTGATGAAGTCTACCACGGGCGCTGTGATCCGCTATGCGGGCAATCCGTCGATCGAACGTTCGCACACCTCCTCCATGCTGAGCGGTACGTTCGAGCGGTTGAATACCGATCCGAAATAG
- a CDS encoding PD-(D/E)XK nuclease family protein has protein sequence MQSFLQEVAADLYRRYGEDVSSLHILFPTRRARHFFIDALSHLAERPMWQPRWLTIDDLMQEVSGLHSGERIRLIAELYKVYSACHDEPFDKFYFWGEMLLNDFDTIDKYRVDADALFRNIYELKELESDVSYLTPEQLEVIRQFWANFTDGATLSEEKRRFLAVWRTLGDVYHGFRARLQRQGIAYGGMMQRAAAERLLAGDFAFAERRRYVVAGFNALSACEKVLFRFLQHNAETDFYWDYDDYYLKNTDQEAGMFVRENHASFPPVVELSHDNFRKEKELTVVSTPSNAVQCKYAGRILDALRTGADGRKRPLDKETAVVLTDENLLLPLLHALPEKAGGINVTMGYPIKTTLAYAFLERLVELQAHRREGRDGTSFYHVDAAGILAHPYVARSAPQTIEQLRRTMLADRRIRMTADELGQTPLLKTLFTPAAEWRELSDYLLRAVAAVAREPYDGDDARQRVEFLAVISEQLIRLRNSLEACDIEITTSIYTSLLRRHLQTVRIPFEGEPLEGLQVMGILETRNLDFRNVVLLSMNDDNFPGNRVAQASFIPYNLRAAFDLPTPAHHEGVYAYYFYRLVQRAERVYMLYCAHADEKTTGEQSHYIYQLDFETGFRLKRVEVGVDVNLAENPPIEVAKEGDVWEKLSRFVDPESPAMLSPTAFFRYVACPLRFYFYSVARLKADDDLTEEVDAPMFGTILHAAAQRLYERIAGEDHPGGTLRALVGSGAVERAVAAAINSEYLQNEAADVKEYPGNLMLVHGIVSKYLRHGVVAYDAAHDGFRVEGLERPVEDSFPFVSAGRELRVRFGGIADRIDRLDDGRLRVVDYKTGESQLEFAGVEALFNGEAKQRQSNVLQTLLYAMMLTHSEGCEAVPALYYVRRMNHPDYSPELVDRSTGGVGEGYSAYAVDFERLLGEKLAELFDPAVPFRATDDAEHTCRYCDYRQICRR, from the coding sequence ATGCAGAGTTTTTTGCAGGAGGTTGCAGCCGATCTCTACCGGCGCTACGGAGAGGATGTTTCGTCGCTGCACATTCTCTTCCCGACCCGTCGTGCCCGCCATTTCTTCATCGACGCCCTTTCGCATCTGGCCGAACGGCCGATGTGGCAGCCCCGTTGGCTGACGATCGACGACCTGATGCAGGAGGTTTCGGGATTGCATTCGGGCGAACGCATCCGATTGATCGCCGAGTTGTACAAGGTCTATTCGGCCTGCCACGACGAACCTTTCGACAAGTTCTATTTCTGGGGCGAGATGCTGCTCAACGACTTCGACACGATCGACAAGTACCGTGTCGACGCCGATGCGCTGTTCCGCAATATCTACGAGTTGAAGGAGTTGGAGTCCGACGTCTCCTACCTGACCCCCGAACAGTTGGAGGTGATCCGCCAGTTCTGGGCCAATTTCACCGACGGAGCGACGCTTTCGGAGGAGAAACGCCGTTTCTTGGCTGTGTGGCGGACGCTGGGCGACGTCTACCACGGTTTCCGCGCACGGCTGCAACGTCAGGGGATCGCCTACGGCGGTATGATGCAGCGTGCCGCGGCCGAGCGGCTGCTGGCGGGCGATTTCGCTTTCGCCGAGCGGCGGCGCTATGTCGTGGCGGGATTCAATGCTCTTTCGGCCTGCGAGAAGGTGTTGTTCCGTTTTCTGCAACACAACGCCGAAACCGATTTCTATTGGGATTACGACGACTATTATCTGAAAAACACCGACCAGGAGGCGGGAATGTTCGTGCGTGAAAACCATGCGTCGTTTCCTCCCGTGGTCGAGCTGTCGCACGATAATTTTCGAAAAGAGAAGGAGTTGACGGTCGTATCCACGCCTTCGAACGCCGTGCAGTGCAAATATGCAGGCCGGATCCTCGATGCGCTGCGCACCGGTGCCGACGGCCGGAAACGGCCGTTGGACAAGGAGACGGCCGTCGTGCTGACCGACGAAAACCTGTTGCTGCCGCTGCTCCATGCGTTGCCGGAGAAGGCCGGCGGCATCAACGTGACGATGGGATACCCGATCAAGACGACCCTTGCCTACGCCTTTCTGGAACGGCTCGTCGAGTTGCAGGCGCACCGGCGCGAAGGGCGGGATGGGACGTCGTTCTATCATGTCGATGCGGCGGGTATCCTCGCGCATCCCTATGTTGCGCGGAGTGCGCCGCAAACGATCGAGCAACTGCGCCGGACGATGCTCGCCGACCGCCGTATCCGGATGACCGCCGACGAGCTGGGACAGACGCCGCTGTTGAAGACGCTTTTCACTCCGGCGGCAGAGTGGCGGGAGTTGTCGGACTATCTGCTGCGGGCCGTGGCGGCCGTCGCCCGAGAGCCCTACGACGGCGACGACGCCCGGCAGCGGGTGGAGTTTCTGGCTGTCATTTCCGAGCAGTTGATTCGATTGCGCAATTCGCTCGAAGCTTGTGATATAGAAATAACTACCTCGATCTATACATCGCTTCTGCGGCGGCACCTGCAAACCGTGCGGATTCCCTTCGAGGGCGAGCCGCTCGAAGGGTTGCAGGTGATGGGAATTTTGGAGACCCGCAACCTCGATTTCCGCAACGTGGTGCTGCTCTCGATGAACGACGACAATTTCCCGGGCAACCGCGTGGCGCAGGCTTCGTTCATTCCCTACAACCTGCGGGCGGCTTTCGATCTGCCGACCCCCGCCCATCACGAGGGGGTTTACGCCTACTATTTCTACCGGCTCGTCCAGCGGGCAGAACGTGTCTACATGCTTTATTGCGCCCATGCCGACGAGAAGACGACCGGCGAACAGAGCCATTATATCTACCAGCTCGATTTCGAAACCGGTTTCCGGTTGAAGCGCGTCGAGGTGGGGGTCGACGTCAATCTGGCGGAGAATCCGCCGATCGAAGTGGCGAAGGAGGGCGACGTCTGGGAGAAGCTCTCGCGTTTCGTCGACCCCGAATCGCCGGCGATGCTCTCTCCGACGGCCTTTTTCCGTTATGTCGCCTGTCCGCTGCGCTTCTATTTCTACTCCGTGGCGCGGTTGAAGGCCGACGACGATCTGACCGAGGAGGTCGACGCTCCGATGTTCGGAACGATTCTCCATGCCGCCGCGCAGCGGCTTTACGAGCGGATCGCGGGGGAGGACCATCCGGGCGGGACGCTGCGTGCGCTGGTCGGAAGCGGGGCGGTCGAACGGGCCGTCGCGGCGGCGATCAACAGCGAGTACCTGCAAAACGAGGCGGCCGACGTGAAGGAGTATCCGGGAAACCTGATGCTGGTACACGGCATCGTCTCCAAATACCTGCGTCACGGCGTCGTCGCCTACGATGCAGCGCACGACGGGTTTCGCGTCGAGGGGTTGGAGCGTCCCGTCGAAGACTCCTTCCCCTTCGTCTCGGCCGGCCGTGAACTGCGCGTCCGGTTCGGCGGCATCGCCGACCGGATCGATCGGTTGGACGACGGCCGCCTGCGGGTGGTGGACTACAAGACGGGCGAGTCGCAACTCGAATTCGCGGGCGTCGAAGCGCTTTTCAACGGCGAAGCCAAACAGCGGCAGTCCAATGTCTTGCAGACGTTGCTTTACGCGATGATGCTGACGCACTCCGAAGGTTGCGAGGCGGTGCCGGCGCTCTACTACGTGCGGCGGATGAACCATCCCGATTACAGCCCCGAACTGGTGGATCGTTCCACGGGCGGCGTAGGGGAAGGCTATTCGGCCTATGCGGTCGATTTCGAGCGGCTGCTCGGCGAGAAACTCGCCGAACTGTTCGATCCCGCCGTGCCGTTCCGCGCGACCGACGATGCGGAGCACACGTGCCGTTATTGCGATTACAGGCAGATCTGCCGGAGATAA